TAAGGCGCGTCGGGGCCACGCCCCGGCGCCTGGGATTTGCCGGACGCGTCCACGTGCGGCGCGTCCGCTCCGTTCAGACCTTCCTTCCCACGTCAGAGGTTTGTAATCGCGCCCGGGGCACCCTGTGGGCTATCCTCGGCACTCCGAAGGTGGAGGAGAGTCATGACGGCAATCGACGACAAGTACGCGCAGTTGGGCGGAGCAGCGGGGTTCCTTGGCGCCGTGACCATCGACGAGCACCCGGCCGCGGACGGGGTGGGCGCGTTCGCTCACTACCTGGGAGGCTCCATCCTCTGGCACCCGGCGACCGGGGCGCACGAGGTGCATGGCGCGATCAAGGAAAAGTACGACGAATTGGGCTGGGAGGCCGGCTTCCTTGGCTACCCCCTGACCGACGAGACCGGAGCGCCCGACGGCGTGGGGCGCTTCAACCATTTCCAGGGCGGCTCCATTTACTGGCATCCCCAGTTCGGGGCGCACGAAGTGCACGGTGCGATCCGGGACAAGTGGCAAGAGCATGGCTGGGAGGCCGGCACTCTGGGCTACCCGGCGACAGACGAGCTGCCGTGTCAGGACGGGGTGGGGCGGTTCAACCACTTTCAGCACGGGTCCATCTTCTGGACGCCGGCCACCGGGGCGCACGAGGTCCACGGGGCCATCAAGGTGCGCTGGGAGGTCCTGGGCTACGAGCATGGCGCCCTTGGCTACCCCACGAGTGACGAGCACGACAGCGAGCACGGCTTCGCGCGCGTGAGCGAGTTCCAAAGGGGCGCGATCTTTTGGGACGTGAACCGCGGCCCCTACGAGGTCTTCCCGCCGCCCCCGCCGGCGGCGCCAAACCCACCGGTCGGCGGACGTTGGGATATTCCGGACTTCGATTCAGGCATCGTGGGAGTACACGCCGCGCTGTTCCCGGAGGACAAGGTCCTGCTCTTCACCTACCTCAACCCCGGAGAGCACGCGGAGGAGGCGCCCCAACCGCTCGGGGACTCGGTGCTGCTGAACTACACGACCGGAGCGATCACCAAGCCGCCGGTCAACACGCCCCAGCCGATGAACCTCTTCTGCTCGGGACACGCGCAGCTCCCGGACGGCCGGCTGCTGGTGACTGGCGGCGAGAGGGAGTTCCCGGGCATCTTCTCCCTGCACATTTTCACGCCCGGCGGTCCGGCCGGAGGGCAGTGGCAATTCGTCGGGAACATGAACCGCGGTCGCTGGTACCCCACCGCCGTAACGCTGCACGACGGGCGCGTCCTGATCATCGGGGGCATGGACCTCTCGCCGAACGGGACCCGGGCGGGAGTGGCGGACTTCGAGATATATACGGACGGGGCGGGCGTCAACCTGCCAACGCCGGCGCCGCACCTGGCCCAGGCCGGCCTGATGACCTTCCCTTTCGTCTACGTGCTGCCCTCAGGCCGGCTCCTGGTCCATGCCGGGGAACTGACGCGCTTCCTTGACCTTGGTTCGATGTCCTGGGTGGGGCCGGCTATCGCTGCCGCCGACAGGCCGGGGAAGAATGCCCGCACCTACCACCTGGAAGGCACTTCCGTACTGCTACCGCTGAAGCCGGGCGGGCCGGCGCCATACCGAGCGCGGGTGATGGTCTTCGGCGGCGGGGGACCGCCGGGCGCGGACATCCGCACTCCGGCGACCGAGACCTGCGAGATCATGGACTGCGACGCCGCGGCGCCGGCCTGGGCGCTGGCCCCTTCGATGTCGCGGCCCCGGGTAATGCCGGACGCCGTTCTCCTGCCCGACGGCACGGTGCTGGTCATGAACGGCAGCAGCACGGGCGTGGCTGACAACGGCGCTAACCCCGTGTATGAGACCGAGATCTACGACCCGGAGACCAGCACCTGGCGCCCCATGGCCAATATGGCCGTGCCGCGCCTTTACCACGCCACCGCGCTGCTCCTGCCCGATGGCAGGGTGATGACGGCCGGGACGGACTCGATGTGGAACCCCGACCCGTTCCACCACTCCCAGTTGCGGTTGGAGTTCTTCAGCCCGCCCTACCTCTTCGCCGGGCAGCGGCCGACGTTCTCGGCGGCTCCCCCGGACGTTGCCTACGGCGCCGCCTTCAGCGTCGCCACGCCTGACGGCGCCACGGTTGACGAAGCGGTGCTGATGCGCTGCGGCTCCTGCACGCACTCCTTCAACCCTGACCAGCGATACGTTGGACTCACGATCTTGAGCCGTCCGTCCGGAGGACTGACGCTCCAGGCCCCGCCCAACGGGTTCGTCGCACCGCCGGGGCGCTACATGCTCTTCCTGCTCCGTGGTGGCGTGCCGTCAGTGGCGAAATTCGTCATGGTCCACTCCTGACGGCCGGCGGCACTTCTTGCCGGGCGGAGTGGCCCCGGACTCAGGGGTCGGCTGCGCTGCCGCCCTGTTCCCCCTCGCCGACGGTAGCGTGCTCCTCCCCGGGCTCCATTGTCGCGCCGCAGACGCAGGTGAACGGCTGCCGCTTCGGATATTCGCTCTCGGTGAGCACCTGGATGCGCCGGCCGCAGTCGCGGCAGAGCCAGATGCCTGCCACAGGCTTGACCTGAGTCTCCTGCACCTCTCGCCGTATTTCGGCCATTCCTCAGACCCGCCTTCGGTGCCAGCCCGAGTAGCCAGCCACAACGCCGACGAGGAGTGCTATGAGCAGTCCCAGCAGGAACACGCGGGCGACGAAGACGCCCAGCCCGCCGAACAGGAGGATCAGGAGCAGCAGCACTAACAGGAGCGTGACCATGAGACCTCCCCTGCCGTCCCCGCGGCCCGTATTCACCTTACGCAGCCGCCGATCTCACCAACCTCAGACCGCGCACGCGTCGCATATCGAAGGCATTCCCTGCCGGCGCGCTTGTTAGGGGCCTGTTAGGGCGGCGGAATGGGCCTTGATCCGGCGCTGACAGAGTCCTCGCGACCATGTGATAGCTCGGTAAGCGCGAACCAGGAGGTGTGCAGATGGAACGACAGGCCGAAGGTTGGACTCAGAAAATGCGTGGCAGGATCCGCTCCACCTGGGGCGAGGTCACGGACGATGACATCGACCAGGCGCGGGGCAACGTCGACCGCCTCGTGGGGACGATCAAGCAGAAGGCCGGCGAAGCCGAGGAGAGCATTCGCGAGCGCCTGCGGGGCTGGGAACGAGAAGAGGACACGGCCAGCGCCCACGACTAGGTCCGGCCGGGACGGAGGCTAGGCAGGAGGCGAGGCAATGGAACCCAAAGACAAGCTTCCGGACAACCACGTCATGGCCGTGATCGACGGCCATCAGGAAGCGGAGGCGGCCGCCGCTGACCTGCGCACGCAGGGCTTCGAAAGCACGAGGTTGCTCCGCGGCGACGACATCACGCGGGAGGTTGACCCGAAGGCGGAACGGTCGACGGGCATCGCCAAGGCGGTCAAGGCGTTACAGGACCACTTCAGCGAAGAGTTCAACTACCTCGCGCAGTATCAGGAGGAGGCGAGGGCCGGTCACGATGTAGTCGCCGTGCTGGTCCGCGATCCGGAACAAGCGGACAGTGTCCGCGAGATCCTCGAGAACCACGGGGCGCGGAACGTGCGCTTCTTCGGCCGCCTTGCCATCACGGACATGTCACCCGAGAGCAACCCGACGACTCGCTCGGAGGAGTCCCCGGAGCGCCGCAACTGGACTGATTGGTCCAACCTCTAGGCGACGGCCTTCGCCTGCTGTGCCCGCGCGCGCCATCCCGCTGACCCGCGGTAGCCGGGCCAGCGAACACTGACGTGCGACAGTGAGCCCCCGGCTCGCGGACACGAGGCTGCGGCGCGGCGTAGGCTCCGGCAGCGTAACGGCGATAGCGGCGGTCTGGCTGGCGCCCACATGGCGCCGCTGGGAGCGTTGATCGCCCGGCGCGTGCCATCGCGCCGTCCGCGCCCTGGGTCTGGTTCGTGCTGCAGAAGGGGCGTAAGGCGGACGAAATGACCGTGCGACGAATGTTGTCGGGCTGATAGGTTCGGGCAACTACGCTTGGTCGGAACCCCTGCAAGGGAGAGTCGCTATGAAGAGCAAGCTGGCGATTGCGGGACATCCCCTACACCCGATGCTGGTCACCGTGCCAGTCGGGCTGTTCGTCTGGGCCTTCGTCGCCGACATCGTGTACCTGGCTACGGACAAGGACCGCATGTGGTACGACATATCGTTCTGGTCGGGCGTGGCCGCGATCGTGACTGCGCTGGTGGCCGCCGTTGCCGGGCTTGTCGATTACCTTACGGTCGCCGTCCGCACCGAGGCGCGCGGCATGGCTACGGCCCATATGTTGCTCAACGTCACAGTAGTCGCGTTGTACTTCATTGCCATGTTGCTGATGCGGGACGGCGGCGCGCTCGAAGGCGGCAACCTCACGCTTGTCGTCGCCTTGCACGCCATCGGCGCCGGGCTGCTGTCCGCTTCGGGCTGGATCGGCGGCGAGATGAGCTACCGGCACCACCTGGCGATAATCCCTGACGATGGCGAGCTCGAGGCCGCGGAGAACCGCCGCCACCTGGTGTCCGGTGAGCTTCGCGGCGGATTCAGGATGCGCTGAGCGGCGAAGGTGCCCTAGCGCCACGCCCTGAGTGCCCGGTCTTGGGGCATAATCGCCGGTACAGGCGCGCCATGCCCCCTCCAGTCGCCATCACCCGTGTCACGACGGCCCGACCGCAATATCGCATCGACTCTGGCAGGGCCTCGACGCTGATCGGCGCCGCAGTCGGCGACGCCCGCAGGGCCGCCGCAATCGCGAGGGGCAGCCGTATCCGCGAGCGCGCCCTCGCACTGTCCCCCGACGCCATCGGCAAGCTGGGAAGCATCGAGGAGCGGAACGCAGTCTACAGGCGCGTCGCCCCGCTCCTTGCCCTGGAGGTAAGCCGGGGCGCGCTTTCAGGGATCAAGGCTTCGACTGTGGGGTGCCTTGCCAGCTCCTCTTGCACGGGATACATGGTGCCCGGCTGGGACGTGGAGGTCGCCCAGGCCTGCGGTCTACCCCGGGAGGCTCTGCGCATACCCGTCACGCAAGCCGGCTGTTCGGGAGGTGTTGTCGCCCTCAGCCTGGCGGCCGCCTGGGCCCGCCAGAATCCCGGCCGCCCGGCACTCGCCGCCGCAGTCGAGCTGTGTTCGCTCGCCTTCCAGGCGGACCCCGAACCCGGGAACCTGGTGTCCACGCTGATCTTCGGCGACGGTGCTGGCGCGGCGCTGCTCGAGCCGGGCGGAGACGGCCTGCGAGTCGTGGGCTCTCGGTCAGTGCTCCTGCCCTGTTCGCGCGAGGCGATCGGCTTCGACCTTACGGACACGGGTTTCTATCCCCGCCTGTCGCTGGACCTCGCTGACATGCTGCCGGAGCCCACGCTGGCCGCCGTGCGCGCGCTGCTGGAGACCAGGGGCCTGCACCTCCCGGACCTCTCGTACGCGCTCTTGCACCCGGGCGGGCCGCGCATCCTCGATAATCTGCAGGCGGCGCTGGGGCTCCCGGCGCGGGCGCTGCGCTGGTCGCAGGAGTCGCTTGCCGCCCAGGGCAACACCTCGTCAGCCGCCATCTTCGACGTCCTCAGGCGCTACCTGGATGACCCGCAGGCGCCTCGGGGCTGGGGAGTGGTAGCCGCCTTCGGCCCGGGCGTCTCTATCGAGCTCCTGCTCGTGCACAGACCGTGATCCGCGTCCTCGTCTGTGGCCTGGCGGCGGCCCAGCGCCTACTCGAGTTGCGGGCCTCGCGAAGGCATGTGGCATCGTACTCCGGCGCTCGCGAAGGGCCGTGGAGCAGGCGGACATACCCACTCATAGTCCTGCTGCACACGGCCGTCATCGGCGGGACGCTGGCGCTCGGCGGGAAGGTCCGCCTGCCCTGGCTTGCCGCTTTCCTCGCGTTGCAGCCCATCCGGTTCTGGGTGCTCTGGACACTGGGGGACCGCTGGAATACGCGCGCCGTCGTGCCCGAGGGGTTGGTGGTCGCTACTGAGGGACCCTACGCCTTCGTGCGCCACCCGAACTACGCCATCGTGGCCGGCGAGCTGGCGGCGTTACCAGCCGCCTTTGGCCTGGGACGCCTC
This genomic window from Dehalococcoidia bacterium contains:
- a CDS encoding galactose oxidase-like domain-containing protein; its protein translation is MTAIDDKYAQLGGAAGFLGAVTIDEHPAADGVGAFAHYLGGSILWHPATGAHEVHGAIKEKYDELGWEAGFLGYPLTDETGAPDGVGRFNHFQGGSIYWHPQFGAHEVHGAIRDKWQEHGWEAGTLGYPATDELPCQDGVGRFNHFQHGSIFWTPATGAHEVHGAIKVRWEVLGYEHGALGYPTSDEHDSEHGFARVSEFQRGAIFWDVNRGPYEVFPPPPPAAPNPPVGGRWDIPDFDSGIVGVHAALFPEDKVLLFTYLNPGEHAEEAPQPLGDSVLLNYTTGAITKPPVNTPQPMNLFCSGHAQLPDGRLLVTGGEREFPGIFSLHIFTPGGPAGGQWQFVGNMNRGRWYPTAVTLHDGRVLIIGGMDLSPNGTRAGVADFEIYTDGAGVNLPTPAPHLAQAGLMTFPFVYVLPSGRLLVHAGELTRFLDLGSMSWVGPAIAAADRPGKNARTYHLEGTSVLLPLKPGGPAPYRARVMVFGGGGPPGADIRTPATETCEIMDCDAAAPAWALAPSMSRPRVMPDAVLLPDGTVLVMNGSSTGVADNGANPVYETEIYDPETSTWRPMANMAVPRLYHATALLLPDGRVMTAGTDSMWNPDPFHHSQLRLEFFSPPYLFAGQRPTFSAAPPDVAYGAAFSVATPDGATVDEAVLMRCGSCTHSFNPDQRYVGLTILSRPSGGLTLQAPPNGFVAPPGRYMLFLLRGGVPSVAKFVMVHS
- a CDS encoding hydrophobic protein, translated to MVTLLLVLLLLILLFGGLGVFVARVFLLGLLIALLVGVVAGYSGWHRRRV
- a CDS encoding CsbD family protein, producing the protein MERQAEGWTQKMRGRIRSTWGEVTDDDIDQARGNVDRLVGTIKQKAGEAEESIRERLRGWEREEDTASAHD
- a CDS encoding DUF2231 domain-containing protein encodes the protein MKSKLAIAGHPLHPMLVTVPVGLFVWAFVADIVYLATDKDRMWYDISFWSGVAAIVTALVAAVAGLVDYLTVAVRTEARGMATAHMLLNVTVVALYFIAMLLMRDGGALEGGNLTLVVALHAIGAGLLSASGWIGGEMSYRHHLAIIPDDGELEAAENRRHLVSGELRGGFRMR
- a CDS encoding isoprenylcysteine carboxylmethyltransferase family protein, which produces MASYSGAREGPWSRRTYPLIVLLHTAVIGGTLALGGKVRLPWLAAFLALQPIRFWVLWTLGDRWNTRAVVPEGLVVATEGPYAFVRHPNYAIVAGELAALPAAFGLGRLAAAATAINAVLLTLRIREEEALLLAAESYREHFADKPRFLPGLF